The Listeria sp. PSOL-1 genome includes a region encoding these proteins:
- a CDS encoding cation-translocating P-type ATPase, producing the protein MGQESQKLNDSLHPVAGLTEQEVKERIDTGRQNHSLKPLTRSISRIFSDNTLTLFNLLNIFIACFIIYTGSYKNLLFLGVAICNTTMGIYQEIRAKRRIDKLTILTQAKIHVLRERKIIEIEQEQLVENDVMFVSRGEQVCADGPVLATSGIEVDESQLTGESDPIVKNVGDELMSGSFVVSGHAYVEAVAVGEASFVSKLSLEAKQEKTAYSELLRSLKTIIKILTFVIIPLGTILFISQMTKSGDLNASILGTAAAVIGMIPEGLVLLTSIALAVGVMNLARRRVLVKTMPAIETLARVDVLCLDKTGTITNGELHVTDILPESDYTEAELSEAVSAIVHNLNDNNSTSLALKATFTDQPDWTHSQMMPFSSARKWSGVTFQDRGSYIIGAPEFIFKDLPEAKKTEIDRYAEKGYRTLSLAKTLEPLESFTNPELIGIILIADELRKEAKETFRYFKEQGVSIRVISGDNPATVANVAQQAEIENGEQYIDMSKVSEEADFVALTKSYTVFGRVSPYQKKRLIEAFQSEGHTVAMTGDGVNDVLALKQSNCSIAMAEGSDATRSVADFVLLNNNFDSMIGVLNEGRRVINNIERVASLYLIKTIYSIILTLIFIFVNNAYPFQPIQLSPISALTVGIPSFFLALKPNYKRIQGQFLKKVIQTSLPAALCVVMYIIVILLIGNFWNLKSAEVSTMNVLLTGVICFTALVTVAWPFDYRIGLMITLLLSAFVMVFLFAGGIFSLVSLFNMKLAVIYIPLILTVKPLFYSLRTLIMKFI; encoded by the coding sequence ATGGGCCAAGAAAGCCAAAAGTTAAATGATTCTCTTCATCCAGTTGCTGGCTTAACCGAGCAAGAAGTTAAAGAACGAATCGATACAGGGCGCCAAAATCATTCGCTAAAACCTCTTACTAGATCAATCTCGCGTATTTTTAGCGATAATACGTTAACACTTTTTAATTTGCTCAATATTTTTATCGCGTGTTTTATTATTTATACAGGAAGTTATAAAAACTTGTTATTCCTCGGAGTAGCGATTTGTAATACAACCATGGGAATCTATCAAGAAATCCGTGCCAAAAGAAGAATCGACAAACTCACAATTTTAACACAAGCTAAAATACACGTCCTTCGCGAGCGGAAAATCATTGAAATCGAGCAAGAACAGTTGGTTGAAAATGATGTTATGTTTGTTTCGCGTGGAGAACAAGTTTGCGCTGATGGGCCTGTTCTTGCAACATCTGGTATTGAAGTTGATGAATCACAATTAACTGGCGAATCTGATCCGATTGTAAAAAACGTTGGCGATGAACTAATGAGTGGAAGTTTTGTTGTGAGTGGTCATGCTTACGTAGAAGCAGTAGCAGTTGGAGAAGCGAGCTTTGTTTCTAAATTATCACTGGAAGCGAAACAAGAAAAAACGGCTTATAGTGAGTTGTTACGATCTCTTAAAACGATCATCAAAATTTTAACTTTTGTCATTATTCCACTTGGTACCATTTTATTTATCTCGCAAATGACGAAAAGTGGAGACTTAAATGCTTCAATTTTAGGAACTGCAGCTGCTGTTATTGGTATGATACCTGAAGGGCTTGTTTTGCTTACTTCGATTGCACTTGCTGTTGGGGTCATGAATTTAGCTAGGAGACGTGTACTTGTAAAAACAATGCCAGCGATTGAAACGCTAGCACGAGTAGATGTCCTTTGCTTAGACAAGACGGGAACAATTACAAATGGAGAGCTCCATGTTACTGATATTTTGCCTGAATCTGATTATACAGAAGCCGAACTTTCTGAAGCTGTTTCAGCTATCGTACACAATTTAAACGACAATAATTCTACTAGCCTTGCTTTAAAAGCGACGTTTACGGATCAGCCAGATTGGACGCATAGCCAAATGATGCCTTTTTCCTCAGCGCGAAAATGGAGTGGTGTAACATTTCAAGATAGAGGCAGTTACATTATTGGTGCTCCAGAATTTATTTTTAAAGATTTACCAGAAGCGAAAAAAACCGAAATAGATAGGTATGCTGAAAAAGGTTATCGAACACTTTCTTTAGCAAAAACACTAGAACCTTTAGAAAGTTTCACTAATCCCGAATTAATTGGCATTATTTTAATTGCTGATGAACTCCGCAAAGAAGCAAAAGAAACTTTTCGTTATTTCAAAGAACAAGGTGTTTCGATTCGTGTTATTTCGGGAGATAACCCAGCAACAGTAGCCAATGTAGCACAACAAGCAGAAATTGAAAACGGCGAACAATATATTGATATGAGCAAAGTGAGTGAAGAAGCCGATTTTGTAGCACTTACCAAAAGTTATACGGTCTTTGGGCGTGTTTCTCCTTATCAAAAAAAACGTTTGATAGAGGCTTTTCAAAGCGAAGGCCATACTGTTGCAATGACCGGAGATGGCGTAAACGATGTTTTAGCGCTAAAACAATCTAACTGTAGCATTGCCATGGCTGAAGGTAGCGATGCCACAAGAAGCGTTGCCGATTTTGTTTTATTAAATAATAACTTTGATTCAATGATTGGGGTTTTAAATGAAGGGCGTCGTGTGATTAATAATATTGAACGGGTGGCATCGCTTTATTTAATTAAAACGATTTATTCAATCATTCTTACATTGATTTTCATTTTCGTAAATAATGCTTATCCATTTCAACCGATTCAGCTTAGCCCTATCTCAGCTCTTACAGTAGGGATCCCATCCTTTTTCTTAGCACTGAAACCGAATTATAAGCGTATCCAAGGACAATTTTTGAAGAAAGTGATTCAAACCTCTTTACCGGCAGCACTTTGCGTTGTCATGTATATTATTGTTATTTTGCTTATTGGCAATTTCTGGAATTTAAAATCCGCCGAAGTTTCAACGATGAATGTCTTACTTACAGGGGTTATTTGTTTCACCGCACTTGTAACGGTTGCTTGGCCATTTGATTATCGAATTGGCTTAATGATTACACTTCTTCTCAGCGCATTTGTGATGGTCTTTTTATTTGCAGGAGGGATATTCTCGCTTGTTTCACTATTTAATATGAAATTAGCGGTGATTTATATCCCACTAATTCTCACTGTAAAGCCACTATTTTATTCATTGCGTACGCTTATTATGAAGTTTATTTAA
- a CDS encoding amino acid ABC transporter substrate-binding protein/permease: MKQIKRILPFLAAALFVAIIFGGFTAPVYAKEKNYEIATDDTFAPFEFENGKGELVGIDMDILKAIAKDQGFTYSVKPMGFNAAVQALEGRQVDGVIAGMSITNERKKKFDFSTPYFETGVVMAVKKGDNEIKSYKDLKGKKVAVKTGTEGYQFAEKNQAKYGYKLVPFDDSAGMYEDVKGGNSVACFDDYPVLAYGVKQGNGLEIVTKKESGGSYGFAVKKGQSKELLDQFNAGLKHIKSTGEYGKIIDKYVGSDAKTDTFWDTLINSSPALLAGLWNTIKLTFISLFFAAVLGLVFGFLKVSRNKVMRGIASVYVDIFRGIPLIVLAFFIYFGIPQALNFRMDPTVAAIITLSLNAGAYITELIRGGINAIDKGQMEAARSLGLPYGKAMSKIVLPQAVRVMVPSFINQFVITLKDTSIMSVIGLVELTQSGKIIIARTFETTGIWFVVAVMYLVVITLLTKLSNILERRLGK, encoded by the coding sequence ATGAAACAAATCAAACGAATATTACCATTTTTAGCGGCAGCACTGTTTGTTGCTATTATTTTTGGTGGTTTTACTGCGCCTGTTTATGCTAAAGAGAAAAATTATGAAATTGCTACAGATGATACTTTTGCGCCGTTTGAATTTGAAAATGGTAAGGGAGAACTTGTCGGGATTGACATGGATATCTTAAAAGCAATTGCTAAAGACCAAGGATTTACCTATTCTGTTAAACCTATGGGCTTTAATGCAGCTGTCCAGGCGCTTGAAGGAAGACAAGTAGACGGCGTTATTGCAGGCATGAGCATTACGAATGAGCGTAAGAAAAAATTTGATTTCTCCACCCCTTATTTTGAAACTGGCGTTGTCATGGCTGTGAAAAAAGGCGACAACGAAATTAAAAGCTACAAAGATTTAAAAGGGAAAAAAGTTGCCGTTAAAACAGGAACAGAAGGCTATCAATTTGCTGAAAAAAACCAAGCGAAATATGGATATAAACTTGTACCTTTTGACGATTCTGCAGGAATGTACGAAGATGTCAAAGGAGGAAATTCAGTTGCTTGCTTTGATGATTATCCCGTGCTTGCTTATGGTGTAAAACAAGGAAACGGACTTGAAATTGTCACTAAAAAAGAAAGCGGCGGCAGTTACGGTTTTGCTGTAAAAAAAGGACAAAGTAAAGAACTACTTGACCAGTTTAACGCTGGACTCAAACATATTAAATCAACTGGCGAATACGGGAAGATTATTGATAAGTATGTTGGTTCAGATGCAAAAACAGATACTTTCTGGGATACATTAATAAATAGCTCACCTGCACTACTTGCTGGGCTTTGGAATACAATTAAATTAACATTTATTTCGTTGTTTTTTGCTGCAGTTTTAGGACTTGTTTTTGGCTTCTTAAAGGTAAGTCGGAACAAGGTTATGCGAGGAATTGCTAGTGTTTATGTAGATATTTTTCGTGGGATTCCGCTAATTGTTTTAGCGTTCTTTATTTATTTTGGTATCCCACAAGCACTTAACTTTCGAATGGATCCAACTGTTGCTGCTATAATCACCCTTAGTTTAAATGCTGGGGCTTATATTACCGAATTGATACGTGGTGGGATTAACGCCATTGATAAAGGGCAAATGGAAGCCGCACGGTCATTAGGGCTTCCTTATGGGAAAGCGATGTCTAAGATCGTCTTACCACAAGCTGTTCGCGTTATGGTACCGTCATTTATTAATCAATTTGTCATTACATTAAAAGATACATCTATTATGAGTGTTATCGGCCTTGTTGAGCTTACGCAGTCAGGTAAAATTATCATTGCCCGTACTTTTGAAACAACAGGTATTTGGTTTGTTGTTGCCGTTATGTACCTTGTTGTGATTACATTACTAACCAAACTTTCGAATATTCTTGAGAGGAGACTCGGCAAATGA
- a CDS encoding amino acid ABC transporter ATP-binding protein, giving the protein MTKLKVTQLKKSYGDNEVLKGIDLEVKEGEVVCVIGPSGSGKSTFLRCMNQLEDMTAGEIIVDDFNLTDKKTNINKVRENIGMVFQHFNLFPHMTILKNITLAPVELRKGSKESAEKTGRTLLERVGLLDKANSYPSQLSGGQKQRVAIARALAMNPDIMLFDEPTSALDPEMVGEVLGVMKDLAKEGMTMMVVTHEMGFAREVCDRVVFMDGGYIVEEGKPEQIFDHPSHERTISFLNKVL; this is encoded by the coding sequence ATGACAAAGTTAAAAGTAACCCAGCTAAAAAAAAGTTATGGCGATAATGAAGTTTTAAAAGGAATCGATCTTGAAGTAAAAGAAGGCGAAGTGGTCTGTGTTATTGGCCCTTCTGGTTCTGGAAAAAGCACTTTCTTACGTTGTATGAATCAACTTGAAGACATGACAGCTGGTGAAATTATCGTGGATGATTTTAACTTAACGGATAAAAAGACAAATATTAATAAAGTGCGCGAAAATATTGGTATGGTATTTCAACATTTCAATTTGTTCCCCCACATGACCATTTTAAAAAATATCACATTAGCACCAGTTGAATTGAGAAAAGGAAGTAAAGAATCTGCTGAAAAAACGGGTCGGACTTTACTTGAGCGTGTAGGGCTTTTGGATAAAGCAAATAGTTATCCAAGCCAATTATCCGGTGGGCAAAAACAGCGTGTTGCGATTGCTCGTGCACTGGCTATGAACCCTGATATTATGCTTTTTGACGAGCCAACATCAGCACTTGATCCAGAAATGGTTGGGGAAGTGCTTGGCGTTATGAAAGATCTCGCTAAAGAAGGTATGACAATGATGGTGGTCACACATGAGATGGGCTTTGCACGCGAAGTTTGTGACCGCGTTGTTTTCATGGATGGTGGCTATATTGTAGAAGAAGGAAAGCCAGAACAAATTTTTGATCATCCAAGCCATGAAAGAACGATTAGTTTTTTAAATAAAGTATTGTAA
- a CDS encoding Lmo0850 family protein produces the protein MKESTDELNKIIRQLEEKGIVVEKTKSRKDIWRALTIKQMPSVKLSLR, from the coding sequence TTGAAAGAGAGCACTGATGAATTGAACAAAATCATACGTCAATTAGAAGAAAAAGGCATCGTTGTTGAAAAAACGAAGTCGCGAAAGGACATTTGGCGCGCTTTAACCATTAAGCAAATGCCAAGTGTAAAATTAAGTTTGCGGTAA